A window from Gallus gallus isolate bGalGal1 chromosome 5, bGalGal1.mat.broiler.GRCg7b, whole genome shotgun sequence encodes these proteins:
- the LOC124418389 gene encoding inositol 1,4,5-trisphosphate receptor-interacting protein-like 1, producing MALVLVLALLVRVLIVSGSDHAVMLERVQQHEKEQRNGEQSWVDMSALLFTLLHYWKIWFCTGLFVFLFWNMWRSLKRKQHEEGGQQEQQEREEQVEEVEREEQQEQVEEEEQLERVEELEQEDQVEHVEQEEQEEREDQGEQVQQEEQVEEVEQEDEEEEYFHHSALTRYIARRAWEKMQGKATKCVLVEELMSDLLQTYTFVCSNSFYPVLQPAIGVGSAFEGWSPCEEDIVYRLLVPIKAPHGHVFHPELGEEGEVLARNSRIRVELVCMCTREQQLGDVLCFLHHSEEELSQNQQPSLLQTLCTGSYLDVQKTAAWFNKQVPRTWRLTHRAHRYGLKVLPSSRSCKLQVTDTSSGEKVHVELLFGVQQGNLDIFLSSQNAEAVFTPSTTWPQSCAVAERKYFEYVARTAGPNSCHLVCLRLFAHILVGMGFSTYAIKTLLLHLLAIIPLEDWRRRHFLSRLENLLQYLQYCLNDKVLNHFLLGNATMPDEVVLPQAFQTASPLNLFQHLEQDPDAHSRVLRDFKELKDRLFRTAAVWTLKEAFVRTLLSWAQSSHAVSNKTLSYLGGQRWVLPCGSQHQVVGSLHPKGFLWREFAG from the coding sequence ATGGCTTTGGTGTTGGTTCTCGCCTTGTTGGTGAGGGTGCTAATTGTCAGTGGCAGTGACCATGCGGTCATGCTTGAGCGCGTGCAGCAGCacgagaaagagcagaggaacggggagcagagctgggtggacATGTCGGCTCTGCTCTTTACTCTGCTGCattactggaagatctggttcTGTACGGGactgtttgtcttcctcttttggAATATGTGGCGGTCcctaaaaaggaagcagcatgaggaagggggacagcaggaacagcaagaacgggaggaacaggtggaagaggtggaacgtgaggaacagcaggagcaagtggaagaggaggaacagctggaacGGGTGGAAGAGCTGGAACAGGAGGATCAGGTGGAACAtgtggaacaggaggaacaggaggaacggGAGGATCAGGGGGAacaggtgcagcaggaggaacaggtggaagaggtagaacaggaggacgaggaggaagAATACTTCCATCATTCAGCACTGACCAGATACATTGCACGGCGTGCCTGGGAAAAGATGCAAGGAAAGGCCACCAAGTgcgtgctggtggaggagctgatgaGCGACCTGCTGCAGACCTACACATTTGTCTGTTCAAACAGCTTCTACccggtgctgcagcctgccattGGGGTGGGCAGCGCCTTTGAAGGCTGGAGTCCCTGTGAGGAGGACATTGTGTACCGCCTGCTCGTGCCCATTAAGGCCCCCCATGGGCACGTCTTCCACCCGGAGCTGGGTGAGGAAGGGGAGGTGCTGGCAAGGAACTCCCGCATCCGTGTGGAGctggtgtgcatgtgcacaagggagcagcagctgggggacgtgctgtgcttcctccaccactctgaggaggagctgagccaaaatcagcagcccagcctcctACAGACGCTCTGCAccggctcctacctggatgtgCAGAAAACTGCCGCCTGGTTCAACAAGCAGGTACCAAGAACCTGGAGGCTCACGCACCGGGCACACCGTTACGGCCTTAaggtgctgccctccagccgcTCCTGCAAGCTCCAGGTGACAGACACCTCCAGCGGGGAAAAAGTCCACGTTGAGCTGCTGTTCGGGGTGCAGCAAGGCAACCTGGacatcttcctgagcagccagaaCGCAGAGGCCGTCTTTACGCCCAGCACAACATGGCCGCAGAGCTGCGCTGTGGCGGAAAGGAAGTACTTCGAGTACGTGGCCAGGACCGCTGGACCCAACAGCTGCCACCTGGTCTGcctgaggctctttgctcacatcctggtgggcatggGCTTTTCCACCTACGCCATCAAgactcttctcctccacctcctagCCATCATCCCTTTGGAGGACTGGCGCAGGAGGCATTTCCTGAGCCGGCTGGAGAATCTCCTGCAGTACCTGCAATACTGCCTGAACGATAAAGTCCTGAACCACTTCCTCCTTGGCAACGCGACCATGCCTGACGAGGTTGTCCTGCCGCAGGCCTTCCAAACAGCCAGCCCGCTcaacctcttccagcacctggaGCAGGACCCGGACGCCCACTCCCGGGTGCTGCGTGACTTCAAGGAGCTGAAAGATCGCCTCTTCaggactgctgctgtttggacgCTGAAAGAGGCGTTTGTCAGAACCCTCCTTTCTTGGGCTCAAAGCTCACATGCTGTGAGCAATAAGACTCTGAGCTATCTAGGAGgccagaggtgggtgttgccgtGTGGCAGTCAGCATCAGGTTGTGGGCAGTTTACAtccaaaaggatttctttggaGAGAGTTTGCCGGCTAA
- the LOC124418375 gene encoding uncharacterized protein LOC124418375: MALVLVLALLVRALIVSGSDHAVMLERVQQHEKEQRNGEQSWVDMSALLFTLLHYWKIWFCTGLFVFLFWNMWRSLKRKQHEEGGQQEQQEREEQVEEVEREEQQEQVEEEEQLERVEELEQEDQVEHVEQEEQEEREDQGEQVQQEEQVEEVEQEDEEEEYFHHSALTRYIARRAWEKMQGKATKCVLVEELMSDLLQTYTFVCSNSFYPVLQPAIGVGSAFEGWSPCEEDIVYRLLVPIKAPMGTSSTRSWQGNLDIFLSSQNAEAVFTPSTTWPQSCAVAERKYFEYVARTAGPNSCHLVCLRLFAHILVGMGFSTYAIKTLLLHLLAIIPLEDWRRRHFLSRLENLLQYLQYCLNDKAFQTASPLNLFQHLEQDPDAHSRVLRDFKELKDRLFRLLLFGR, from the exons ATGGCTTTGGTGTTGGTTCTCGCCTTGTTGGTGAGGGCGCTAATTGTCAGTGGCAGTGACCATGCGGTCATGCTTGAGCGCGTGCAGCAGCacgagaaagagcagaggaacggggagcagagctgggtggacATGTCGGCTCTGCTCTTTACTCTGCTGCattactggaagatctggttcTGTACGGGactgtttgtcttcctcttttggAATATGTGGCGGTCcctaaaaaggaagcagcatgaggaagggggacagcaggaacagcaagaacgggaggaacaggtggaagaggtggaacgtgaggaacagcaggagcaagtggaagaggaggaacagctggaacGGGTGGAAGAGCTGGAACAGGAGGATCAGGTGGAACAtgtggaacaggaggaacaggaggaacggGAGGATCAGGGGGAacaggtgcagcaggaggaacaggtggaagaggtagaacaggaggacgaggaggaagAATACTTCCATCATTCAGCACTGACCAGATACATTGCACGGCGTGCCTGGGAAAAGATGCAAGGAAAGGCCACCAAGTgcgtgctggtggaggagctgatgaGCGACCTGCTGCAGACCTACACATTTGTCTGTTCAAACAGCTTCTACccggtgctgcagcctgccattGGGGTGGGCAGCGCCTTTGAAGGCTGGAGTCCCTGTGAGGAGGACATTGTGTACCGCCTGCTCGTGCCCATTAAGGCCCCCATGGGCACGTCTTCCACCCGGAGCTGG CAAGGCAACCTGGacatcttcctgagcagccagaaCGCAGAGGCCGTCTTTACGCCCAGCACAACATGGCCGCAGAGCTGCGCTGTGGCGGAAAGGAAGTACTTCGAGTACGTGGCCAGGACCGCTGGACCCAACAGCTGCCACCTGGTCTGcctgaggctctttgctcacatcctggtgggcatggGCTTTTCCACCTACGCCATCAAgactcttctcctccacctcctagCCATCATCCCTTTGGAGGACTGGCGCAGGAGGCATTTCCTGAGCCGGCTGGAGAATCTCCTGCAGTACCTGCAATACTGCCTGAACGATAAA GCCTTCCAAACAGCCAGCCCGCTcaacctcttccagcacctggaGCAGGACCCGGACGCCCACTCCCGGGTGCTGCGTGACTTCAAGGAGCTGAAAGATCGCCtcttcagactgctgctgtttggacgCTGA
- the LOC101748344 gene encoding inositol 1,4,5-trisphosphate receptor-interacting protein-like 1: protein MALVLVLALLVRALIVSGSDHAVMLERVQQHEKEQRNGEQSWVDMSALLFTLLHYWKIWFCTGLFVFLFWNMWRSLKRKQHEEGGQQEQQEREEQVEEVEREEQQEQVEEEEQLERVEELEQEDQVEHVEQEEQEEREDQGEQVQQEEQVEEVEQEDEEEEYFHHSALTRYIARRAWEKMQGKATKCVLVEELMSDLLQTYTFVCSNSFYPVLQPAIGVGSAFEGWSPCEEDIVYRLLVPIKAPHGHVFHPELGEEGEVLARNSRIRVELVCMCTREQQLGDVLCFLHHSEEELSQNQQPSLLQTLCTGSYLDVQKTAAWFNKQVPRTWRLTHRAHRYGLKVLPSSRSCKLQVTDTSSGEKVHVELLFGVQQGNLDIFLSSQNAEAVFTPSTTWPQSCAVAERKYFEYVARTAGPNSCHLVCLRLFAHILVGMGFSTYAIKTLLLHLLAIIPLEDWRRRHFLSRLENLLQYLQYCLNDKVLNHFLLGNATMPDEVVLPQAFQTASPLNLFQHLEQDPDAHSRVLRDFKELKDRLFRLLLFGR from the coding sequence ATGGCTTTGGTGTTGGTTCTCGCCTTGTTGGTGAGGGCGCTAATTGTCAGTGGCAGTGACCATGCGGTCATGCTTGAGCGCGTGCAGCAGCacgagaaagagcagaggaacggggagcagagctgggtggacATGTCGGCTCTGCTCTTTACTCTGCTGCattactggaagatctggttcTGTACGGGactgtttgtcttcctcttttggAATATGTGGCGGTCcctaaaaaggaagcagcatgaggaagggggacagcaggaacagcaagaacgggaggaacaggtggaagaggtggaacgtgaggaacagcaggagcaagtggaagaggaggaacagctggaacGGGTGGAAGAGCTGGAACAGGAGGATCAGGTGGAACAtgtggaacaggaggaacaggaggaacggGAGGATCAGGGGGAacaggtgcagcaggaggaacaggtggaagaggtagaacaggaggacgaggaggaagAATACTTCCATCATTCAGCACTGACCAGATACATTGCACGGCGTGCCTGGGAAAAGATGCAAGGAAAGGCCACCAAGTgcgtgctggtggaggagctgatgaGCGACCTGCTGCAGACCTACACATTTGTCTGTTCAAACAGCTTCTACccggtgctgcagcctgccattGGGGTGGGCAGCGCCTTTGAAGGCTGGAGTCCCTGTGAGGAGGACATTGTGTACCGCCTGCTCGTGCCCATTAAGGCCCCCCATGGGCACGTCTTCCACCCGGAGCTGGGTGAGGAAGGGGAGGTGCTGGCAAGGAACTCCCGCATCCGTGTGGAGctggtgtgcatgtgcacaagggagcagcagctgggggacgtgctgtgcttcctccaccactctgaggaggagctgagccaaaatcagcagcccagcctcctACAGACGCTCTGCAccggctcctacctggatgtgCAGAAAACTGCCGCCTGGTTCAACAAGCAGGTACCAAGAACCTGGAGGCTCACGCACCGGGCACACCGTTACGGCCTTAaggtgctgccctccagccgcTCCTGCAAGCTCCAGGTGACAGACACCTCCAGCGGGGAAAAAGTCCACGTTGAGCTGCTGTTCGGGGTGCAGCAAGGCAACCTGGacatcttcctgagcagccagaaCGCAGAGGCCGTCTTTACGCCCAGCACAACATGGCCGCAGAGCTGCGCTGTGGCGGAAAGGAAGTACTTCGAGTACGTGGCCAGGACCGCTGGACCCAACAGCTGCCACCTGGTCTGcctgaggctctttgctcacatcctggtgggcatggGCTTTTCCACCTACGCCATCAAgactcttctcctccacctcctagCCATCATCCCTTTGGAGGACTGGCGCAGGAGGCATTTCCTGAGCCGGCTGGAGAATCTCCTGCAGTACCTGCAATACTGCCTGAACGATAAAGTCCTGAACCACTTCCTCCTTGGCAACGCGACCATGCCTGACGAGGTTGTCCTGCCGCAGGCCTTCCAAACAGCCAGCCCGCTcaacctcttccagcacctggaGCAGGACCCGGACGCCCACTCCCGGGTGCTGCGTGACTTCAAGGAGCTGAAAGATCGCCtcttcagactgctgctgtttggacgCTGA